One Corynebacterium yudongzhengii DNA window includes the following coding sequences:
- the rfbA gene encoding glucose-1-phosphate thymidylyltransferase RfbA, which yields MKGIILAGGSGTRLFPLTRGISKQLMPIYDKPMIYYPLTTLIRAGIREILVITTPEDSAAFRRLLGDGSQLGLMIDYATQPRPEGLAQAFLIGKDFIGADSVALVLGDNVFDGHGFTTALAHCQDPRGGIVFAYEVSDPQRYGVVEFSDDGRALSIEEKPAHPKSNHAVVGLYFYDNHVVDIAEQVTPSARGELEITAVNDAYLQAGQLTVQRMMRGDVWLDTGTFDSMSEASSYIEVLQKRTGQVIGSPEVAAFEQGFIDAAQLTRLAEPLQKSGYGRYLTDAIH from the coding sequence ATGAAGGGCATCATCCTCGCCGGCGGTTCCGGCACGCGGCTTTTCCCGCTGACCCGGGGGATCTCCAAGCAGCTCATGCCGATCTACGACAAGCCGATGATCTACTACCCGCTGACCACCCTCATCCGGGCGGGCATCCGGGAGATCCTCGTGATCACCACCCCGGAAGACTCCGCGGCCTTCCGCCGGTTGCTTGGCGACGGCTCCCAGCTCGGCCTCATGATCGACTACGCCACCCAGCCACGCCCCGAGGGCTTGGCGCAGGCTTTTCTCATCGGCAAGGACTTCATCGGTGCCGACTCCGTCGCCTTGGTCTTGGGCGATAACGTCTTCGACGGCCACGGCTTTACCACCGCGCTCGCGCACTGCCAGGACCCACGCGGCGGCATCGTGTTCGCCTACGAGGTCTCCGACCCGCAGCGCTATGGCGTCGTCGAGTTTTCCGACGACGGCCGTGCCCTCTCCATCGAGGAAAAGCCCGCGCACCCGAAGTCCAACCACGCGGTGGTGGGCTTGTACTTCTACGACAACCACGTCGTCGACATCGCAGAGCAGGTCACCCCCTCTGCCCGCGGCGAGTTGGAGATCACCGCCGTCAACGACGCCTACCTCCAGGCCGGCCAGCTGACCGTGCAGCGCATGATGCGCGGCGACGTCTGGCTCGATACGGGCACCTTCGATTCCATGTCGGAGGCCAGCTCTTATATCGAGGTCCTGCAGAAGCGCACCGGCCAGGTCATCGGCTCTCCCGAAGTCGCCGCCTTTGAGCAGGGCTTCATCGACGCCGCCCAGCTCACCCGGCTCGCCGAGCCGCTGCAGAAATCCGGCTACGGCCGCTACCTCACCGACGCCATCCACTAG
- a CDS encoding IS256 family transposase, giving the protein MTAPHIVDPAGLLGQALAEASPDLMRELLQTMINALLSADADAVCGAEWNARSAERTNYRNGYRHRPLDTRVGTVDVAVPKLRSGSYFPEWLLERRKRAESALITVVADCYLAGVSTRRMDKLVKTLGIDSLSKSQVSRMAADLDEQVAAFRHRRLDEAGPLTFVTADALTIKVRENKQVVKASVLLATGVNGDGHREVLGMQVATSETKASWNTFFADLVARGLGGMRLVTSDAHAGLVDAISANLPGAAWQRCRTHYAANLMAVCPKSMWPAVKAMLHSVYDQPTADAVNAQFDRLLDYTEHRLPEVADHLGDAREDLLAFTTFPDDVWRKIWSNNPTERLNREIRRRTDVVGIFSNRDAIVRLIGAVLAEQTDEWAEGRRCLGLEVLSRCRLALTTDTSSQTEVNTDPLMQLPA; this is encoded by the coding sequence ATGACCGCACCTCATATTGTCGACCCTGCCGGCCTTCTTGGCCAAGCCCTCGCCGAGGCGTCGCCGGATCTGATGCGCGAGCTGCTGCAGACCATGATCAACGCCTTGCTGTCCGCCGATGCCGACGCCGTCTGCGGGGCGGAGTGGAACGCCCGCTCTGCCGAGCGCACCAACTACCGAAACGGCTACCGCCACCGCCCGCTCGATACGCGGGTTGGCACCGTCGACGTGGCGGTGCCCAAGCTGCGGTCGGGGTCCTACTTTCCCGAGTGGCTGCTCGAGCGCCGCAAGCGTGCTGAGTCCGCGCTGATCACCGTCGTGGCGGATTGCTATCTGGCCGGAGTGTCCACCCGCCGCATGGACAAGCTGGTCAAGACCCTGGGCATTGACTCACTGTCGAAGTCGCAGGTCTCCCGCATGGCCGCCGACCTGGATGAGCAGGTCGCCGCGTTCCGGCACCGGCGCCTGGATGAGGCAGGGCCGTTGACTTTCGTCACCGCCGATGCGTTGACGATCAAGGTTCGGGAAAACAAGCAGGTCGTCAAGGCCTCGGTGCTGCTGGCCACCGGGGTCAACGGCGACGGGCACCGCGAGGTGCTGGGCATGCAAGTGGCGACCAGTGAGACCAAGGCCTCGTGGAACACCTTCTTCGCCGACCTGGTCGCCCGCGGCCTGGGCGGCATGCGGCTGGTGACCTCTGATGCGCACGCCGGCCTCGTGGATGCGATCTCGGCGAATCTGCCCGGAGCCGCCTGGCAGCGCTGCCGCACCCACTACGCGGCGAACCTCATGGCGGTGTGCCCGAAGTCCATGTGGCCGGCCGTGAAGGCCATGCTGCACAGCGTCTATGACCAGCCCACCGCAGACGCCGTCAACGCCCAGTTCGACCGACTATTGGACTACACCGAGCACCGGCTGCCCGAGGTCGCCGACCACCTCGGTGACGCTCGAGAGGACCTGCTCGCCTTCACCACGTTCCCCGACGACGTGTGGCGGAAGATCTGGTCCAACAACCCCACCGAGCGGCTCAACCGCGAGATCCGCCGCCGCACCGACGTTGTAGGGATCTTCTCCAACCGGGATGCCATCGTCCGCCTCATCGGCGCCGTCCTGGCCGAGCAGACCGACGAATGGGCCGAAGGACGTCGCTGCCTCGGCCTCGAAGTCCTGAGCCGATGCCGACTCGCCCTGACCACCGACACCAGCTCGCAGACGGAGGTGAACACCGACCCACTGATGCAACTACCCGCCTGA
- a CDS encoding DUF2304 domain-containing protein: MIQLILLIAAVALAIYFLTHRRKAQAKAFVKIGFVVFLIATVWAVLRPDDLTVIANAIGVDRGTDLMLYALVVAFMFTTLSTWIRFREQELRYARLARAVALQSPVAPDDQPQ, translated from the coding sequence GTGATCCAACTCATCCTTTTGATCGCCGCCGTGGCGCTGGCGATCTACTTCCTCACCCACCGGCGCAAGGCGCAGGCGAAGGCATTCGTGAAGATCGGCTTCGTCGTCTTTCTCATCGCCACCGTCTGGGCGGTGCTGCGCCCGGATGACCTCACGGTGATCGCCAACGCCATCGGCGTCGACCGCGGCACGGACCTCATGCTCTACGCCCTGGTGGTGGCGTTCATGTTCACCACCTTATCCACGTGGATCCGCTTCCGCGAACAGGAGCTGCGCTACGCCCGCCTGGCGCGCGCGGTCGCGCTGCAGTCGCCGGTGGCCCCGGACGATCAGCCGCAGTAG
- a CDS encoding S-(hydroxymethyl)mycothiol dehydrogenase: MSTTVKGIIAREKGAEVELTDIVIPEPGPNDVIVKVKSCGVCHTDLGYRNGDIEDAFPFLLGHESAAVVETVGEDVTHVKEGDYVILNWRAVCGECRACKKGEPKYCFNTFNASKSMTLTDGTELTPALGIGSFAEKTLVHERQCTKVNPEADPAAVGLLGCGIMAGLGAAVNTGEISYGESVAVFGLGGVGMAAVAGAKLAGAGKIIAVDIDERKTEWAKGLGATHTINSKDMSVEEVAEAVRELTDGFGTDVAIDAVGIMPTFQQAFYSRDHAGRMVMVGVPNLTDKIDLPAIDFYSRGGSLRPAWYGDCLPERDFPAYTQLFENGQLPLDKFVTERIPLDAVEDAFETMKKGNVLRSVVVL; encoded by the coding sequence ATGTCCACCACTGTGAAGGGAATCATCGCCCGCGAGAAGGGTGCCGAGGTCGAACTGACCGACATCGTCATCCCGGAGCCGGGCCCGAACGACGTCATCGTCAAGGTCAAGTCCTGCGGTGTCTGCCACACCGACCTGGGTTACCGCAACGGTGACATCGAGGATGCCTTCCCCTTCCTGCTGGGCCACGAGTCCGCTGCGGTCGTCGAGACCGTCGGTGAGGACGTCACCCACGTCAAAGAAGGCGACTACGTCATCCTCAACTGGCGCGCCGTCTGTGGCGAGTGCCGCGCCTGCAAGAAGGGTGAGCCGAAGTACTGCTTCAACACCTTCAACGCCTCCAAGTCCATGACCCTGACCGACGGCACCGAGCTCACCCCGGCGCTGGGTATCGGCTCCTTCGCCGAGAAGACCCTCGTCCACGAGCGTCAGTGCACCAAGGTCAACCCGGAGGCAGACCCGGCTGCCGTCGGTCTGCTCGGCTGCGGCATCATGGCCGGCCTGGGGGCTGCCGTGAACACCGGTGAGATCTCCTACGGCGAGTCCGTCGCCGTCTTCGGCCTGGGGGGTGTCGGCATGGCTGCCGTCGCTGGCGCGAAGCTGGCTGGTGCCGGCAAGATCATCGCCGTCGACATCGACGAGCGCAAGACCGAGTGGGCCAAGGGCCTGGGTGCCACCCACACCATCAACTCGAAGGACATGAGCGTGGAAGAGGTCGCCGAGGCCGTCCGCGAACTCACCGATGGTTTCGGTACCGACGTCGCCATCGACGCCGTCGGCATCATGCCGACCTTCCAGCAGGCCTTCTACTCCCGCGACCACGCGGGCCGCATGGTCATGGTCGGCGTGCCGAACCTCACCGACAAGATCGACCTGCCCGCCATCGACTTCTACAGCCGCGGCGGCTCCCTGCGTCCCGCCTGGTACGGCGACTGCCTGCCGGAGCGCGACTTCCCGGCCTACACTCAGCTTTTCGAGAACGGCCAGCTGCCGCTTGATAAGTTTGTCACTGAGCGCATCCCGCTCGACGCCGTTGAGGATGCGTTCGAGACCATGAAGAAGGGTAACGTTCTGCGATCGGTGGTGGTTCTTTAA
- a CDS encoding Abi family protein has translation MLPEPEDPKEPQRADNFVPGTTFEEVVALYEFDRKMRTLIYDGIERIEVALRARIGELLIAKGALSYKDRSYFRENFQHQDWLETAEKRVDRARKRSQAVAHYAANYDDYPFWVLADVLDFSDISILFDGLLLEDQRNISHSFGFHIDPDQLNSRQKKSYYNQDPLARWCEQLTVLRNTCAHHGRLWNRYFTPASTNAFRTIQELSCLPKGQSERLFGALTIIAFMLRSVSPGSTWVNKVRKLIEEEYHPLALRQIDEMGFPDDWRNLPVWTLH, from the coding sequence GTGCTTCCGGAGCCTGAAGATCCCAAAGAACCACAACGCGCTGATAACTTCGTGCCGGGCACAACGTTTGAGGAAGTAGTGGCGCTCTACGAGTTCGACCGCAAAATGCGCACACTTATCTACGATGGGATTGAGCGCATTGAGGTTGCGCTTCGCGCGAGGATCGGCGAATTACTCATCGCGAAAGGTGCCTTGTCCTACAAGGATCGCAGCTATTTCCGTGAGAACTTCCAGCATCAAGATTGGCTAGAAACTGCAGAAAAGCGGGTGGACCGAGCGCGCAAGCGCAGTCAAGCTGTTGCCCACTACGCTGCCAACTACGACGACTACCCATTCTGGGTTCTTGCTGATGTTCTTGATTTCTCCGACATTTCGATTCTCTTTGACGGCCTCCTACTTGAGGATCAGCGAAACATCTCACACAGTTTCGGTTTTCATATCGACCCTGATCAGCTGAATTCTCGACAGAAGAAGAGCTACTACAACCAAGATCCCCTCGCTCGTTGGTGCGAACAACTCACCGTGCTACGAAACACTTGTGCGCACCACGGTCGACTCTGGAACCGTTACTTCACCCCAGCATCCACAAACGCTTTCCGCACGATCCAAGAGTTGTCTTGTCTACCTAAAGGGCAAAGCGAACGACTCTTCGGGGCTCTCACCATCATCGCATTCATGCTACGAAGCGTCTCTCCTGGCTCGACCTGGGTGAATAAGGTTCGTAAGTTGATCGAGGAAGAGTATCACCCACTGGCATTGCGGCAAATCGATGAGATGGGATTTCCCGATGACTGGAGGAACCTACCTGTCTGGACTCTCCACTAG
- a CDS encoding NAD-dependent epimerase/dehydratase family protein has translation MRTIVTGGAGFIGSHLVDLLVSEGHEVVVVDNLSRGTMDNLAHAVESGRVEFVQADLRKADLDTLVAKARPEVIFHLAAQIDVRASVEDPVADAEMNILSTIRLAEAALKADVRKIVFTSSGGAIYGAEAPLPVPSDRVPDPCSPYAASKYAGEVYLNMFRNLYGLECSHIAPANVYGPRQDAHGEAGVVAIFAQRLLAGEPTKVFGDGSNTRDYVYVGDVVRAFYLTSGPVGGGLRFNIGTSVETTDRQLHTLVAEAAGAPDNPDYAPARLGDVPRSALSHDRATEVLGWRPEITLEEGIRRTVEFYCG, from the coding sequence ATGCGCACAATAGTCACTGGCGGTGCCGGCTTCATCGGATCCCACCTCGTCGACCTCTTGGTCTCTGAAGGCCACGAGGTGGTGGTCGTCGATAATCTCTCCCGCGGCACGATGGACAACCTCGCCCACGCCGTAGAGAGCGGGCGCGTCGAGTTTGTCCAGGCCGATCTGCGTAAGGCGGATCTGGATACGCTCGTCGCCAAGGCCCGCCCGGAGGTGATCTTCCACCTTGCGGCGCAGATCGACGTGCGCGCCTCCGTCGAGGACCCGGTCGCCGATGCGGAGATGAACATCCTCTCCACGATCCGCCTGGCCGAAGCCGCCCTTAAAGCAGACGTGCGCAAGATCGTGTTCACCTCCTCGGGCGGAGCGATCTACGGCGCCGAGGCCCCGCTGCCGGTCCCCTCTGACCGGGTTCCGGATCCCTGCTCGCCCTATGCAGCCAGCAAGTACGCCGGCGAGGTGTATCTCAACATGTTCCGCAACCTCTACGGGCTGGAGTGCTCGCACATCGCCCCGGCGAATGTCTACGGCCCGCGCCAGGACGCGCACGGGGAGGCCGGTGTCGTCGCCATCTTCGCCCAGCGCCTGCTCGCGGGCGAGCCCACGAAGGTCTTCGGCGACGGGTCGAATACCCGCGACTACGTCTATGTCGGCGACGTCGTGCGCGCTTTTTACCTGACCTCCGGCCCGGTCGGCGGGGGCCTGCGCTTCAACATCGGCACCTCGGTGGAGACCACCGACCGGCAGCTGCACACCCTGGTCGCCGAGGCGGCCGGCGCTCCCGATAACCCGGACTACGCACCTGCGCGTCTCGGGGACGTGCCGCGCTCGGCGCTCTCGCACGACCGCGCCACCGAGGTGCTCGGCTGGCGCCCCGAGATCACGCTCGAAGAGGGCATCCGCCGCACCGTGGAGTTCTACTGCGGCTGA
- a CDS encoding GDSL-type esterase/lipase family protein, translated as MLLTITARRLVAVVAALVAGIALMLGPAATNSQAQERNAVIFGDSVIANPTVPEYLAGGIGNGQLGSSGNPHRGCPQGQFTWGRAATAKLGLAVRDYSCSGAVSISAGPQVSAQVDRALSTGGLNPGTQRVIISTGFNDTYNNRHLNDAQLNATFVGAMAPQIQRIRNAAPNARIQIVGYPALTQGDFVCLFHVGPEISDTTFFPDANRWQWQAQNMQRALASATGVEFLDLKPSTAHNHMCAPDHQRMWAGIVDFYAGPGNLPLHVNHRGHEHVANVIAAS; from the coding sequence ATGTTGCTCACAATCACCGCCCGGCGCCTCGTTGCCGTGGTTGCCGCGCTAGTCGCCGGCATTGCCCTCATGCTCGGCCCCGCTGCCACGAATTCGCAGGCGCAGGAGCGCAATGCCGTCATCTTCGGTGACTCGGTCATCGCGAACCCGACCGTGCCGGAATACCTCGCCGGCGGCATCGGCAACGGCCAGCTCGGCTCCTCGGGTAACCCGCACCGCGGCTGCCCCCAGGGCCAGTTCACCTGGGGCCGCGCCGCCACGGCGAAGCTGGGACTCGCGGTGCGCGACTACTCCTGCTCCGGCGCCGTATCGATCTCTGCGGGCCCGCAGGTCTCCGCCCAGGTGGATCGCGCCCTGTCCACTGGCGGGCTGAACCCCGGCACCCAGCGGGTGATCATCTCCACCGGCTTCAATGACACCTACAACAACCGCCACCTGAATGACGCGCAGCTTAATGCCACGTTCGTCGGCGCCATGGCCCCGCAGATCCAGCGCATCCGCAACGCCGCGCCGAACGCCCGGATCCAGATCGTGGGCTACCCGGCGCTGACACAGGGCGATTTCGTCTGTCTCTTCCATGTCGGCCCGGAAATCTCGGACACCACCTTCTTCCCGGACGCGAACCGCTGGCAGTGGCAGGCGCAGAACATGCAGCGCGCCCTGGCGAGCGCCACCGGCGTCGAGTTTCTTGACTTGAAGCCGTCGACCGCCCACAATCACATGTGTGCTCCGGATCACCAGCGCATGTGGGCCGGCATTGTCGACTTCTACGCTGGGCCCGGCAATCTGCCGCTGCATGTCAACCATCGCGGCCACGAACACGTCGCGAACGTGATCGCTGCTAGCTAA
- a CDS encoding glycosyltransferase family 2 protein, translating into METSTGFEDTWLIIPCFNEGPVIQSVIEHARETFPNIIAVNDGSRDNSAEAIHAGGAWLVDHPANLGQGAALQTGIEFARSRPGARFFVTFDADGQHQVDDVVRMVERLRHEEVDIIVGTRFGDKERRRTKVPLLKRIILPIIAKLSASSRKLGLTDTHNGLRAFNKKVADGMNIRMNGMSHASEIVSAIVENGWRVAEEPVEILYTEYSMSKGQSLINGVNILADGLVSKRLP; encoded by the coding sequence ATGGAGACTTCTACCGGGTTCGAGGACACCTGGCTGATCATCCCCTGCTTTAACGAGGGGCCGGTCATCCAGTCGGTCATTGAACACGCGCGCGAGACCTTCCCGAACATCATCGCGGTCAACGATGGCTCGCGGGATAACTCCGCCGAGGCGATCCACGCCGGCGGTGCCTGGCTCGTCGATCACCCGGCCAACCTGGGGCAAGGCGCCGCGCTGCAGACCGGTATCGAGTTCGCCCGCTCGCGCCCGGGCGCCCGGTTTTTCGTCACCTTCGATGCCGACGGCCAGCACCAGGTGGACGATGTCGTCCGGATGGTCGAGCGGCTGCGCCACGAAGAGGTGGACATTATCGTCGGCACCCGCTTCGGCGATAAGGAGCGACGCCGCACGAAGGTGCCCCTGCTTAAGCGCATCATCTTGCCGATCATCGCGAAGCTGTCGGCGAGCTCCCGTAAGCTCGGGCTGACGGACACCCACAACGGGCTGCGGGCGTTCAACAAGAAGGTGGCCGACGGCATGAACATCCGGATGAACGGGATGTCGCACGCCTCCGAGATCGTCAGTGCGATCGTCGAGAACGGCTGGCGGGTGGCCGAGGAGCCCGTCGAGATCCTGTACACCGAATACTCCATGAGCAAGGGCCAGTCGCTGATCAACGGCGTGAACATCCTGGCCGACGGATTGGTATCGAAGAGATTGCCGTGA
- a CDS encoding MBL fold metallo-hydrolase: MTDQLRIDHVETNGTFALDGGEWNVDNNIWLVGDDKDVYIIDAAHDANPIIEAVGDRNVRGIICTHGHNDHVTVAPELSAKLSAPIYLHGGDKMLWDMTHPDTGFIEMQNMQTFRIAGTDMKVLNTPGHSPGSCCLYLPEANELFAGDTLFQGGPGATGRSFSSFDTIIDSIETSILTLPAETQVRTGHGPHTTVGDEAPYLEEWKRRGY, encoded by the coding sequence ATGACTGACCAGCTGCGTATTGATCACGTCGAGACCAACGGCACCTTCGCCCTCGATGGCGGAGAGTGGAACGTCGATAACAACATCTGGCTCGTCGGCGACGATAAGGATGTCTACATTATCGACGCTGCCCACGACGCGAATCCGATCATCGAGGCTGTCGGTGACCGCAACGTGCGCGGCATCATCTGCACCCACGGTCACAACGATCACGTGACCGTCGCACCGGAGCTTTCCGCAAAGCTGTCCGCGCCGATTTACCTGCACGGCGGCGATAAGATGTTGTGGGACATGACGCACCCGGACACGGGCTTCATCGAGATGCAGAACATGCAGACCTTCCGGATCGCGGGTACGGACATGAAGGTGCTCAACACCCCGGGTCACTCGCCTGGTTCGTGCTGCCTGTACCTGCCGGAGGCCAACGAGCTCTTCGCCGGCGACACCCTGTTCCAGGGCGGTCCGGGCGCGACGGGCCGGTCGTTCTCCTCGTTCGACACGATCATCGACTCGATCGAGACCTCGATTCTGACCCTGCCCGCCGAGACCCAGGTACGCACCGGCCACGGCCCCCACACCACGGTGGGCGACGAGGCCCCGTACCTCGAGGAGTGGAAGCGTCGCGGGTACTAA
- a CDS encoding AMP-binding protein, whose amino-acid sequence MTTLNPLQSAAFEARSLTSFVPSLFRTGIIDTKARLRDTAALLPNLARYRFTLAREVETGASSVPDRLALIDDDGTLTYRQFQQQAQTLAKYLLSLGLDKLRIGIMARNGRGMLLPMAAKGYAGATMYLLNVGSSADQLLGSIEENDINVLFIDDEFAERIPDRPGTLPIIAHTSEAHPDELTIEKIVRHPEAVQEIRLPVFPDHGDIVLMSSGTTGIPKGVVRPEPKLPVVLQGIVRAIPIHADQRVQMTASMFHTWGWAMTNVVFAARNTVVTQRVFDPEKCFQQIEKYRCDGLFSSPIFFKQMLQLENQKDYDTSSLKYLASSGHALTPALVEEVHKRFGKILCNIYGSTELTLAAGATAEEIAADPTIAGEVSAGTRLKILDDDGNEVPNGEVGRIFLRNSTSLTGYTNPNIPIVRVGDLIQMGDSGYLDEEGRLHVLGRVDDMIIVGGENVYPRSVEEVLEPMPGIRDLTAQGVDDDHSFARIAVWIVREDSDDGRALTENSVRDWVRDRLVEHSIPRDVHFVDELPRNAVGKVVPRFLPN is encoded by the coding sequence ATGACCACCCTGAACCCCCTGCAGTCCGCGGCGTTCGAGGCCCGCTCTCTCACTTCGTTCGTCCCGTCGCTGTTTCGCACTGGCATCATCGACACCAAAGCCCGCCTCCGCGACACCGCCGCACTCCTGCCGAACCTGGCGCGCTACCGCTTCACCCTCGCCCGCGAGGTAGAGACCGGCGCCTCCTCCGTCCCGGATCGTCTCGCGCTTATCGACGACGACGGCACCCTCACCTACCGCCAGTTCCAACAGCAGGCACAGACCCTGGCGAAGTACCTGCTCTCCCTCGGGCTGGACAAGCTGCGCATCGGCATCATGGCCCGCAACGGCCGCGGCATGCTTTTGCCCATGGCCGCCAAGGGCTACGCGGGTGCCACGATGTACCTGCTCAACGTGGGTTCCTCGGCAGACCAGCTGCTCGGCTCGATCGAGGAAAACGACATCAACGTCTTGTTCATCGACGACGAGTTCGCCGAGCGCATCCCCGATCGCCCCGGCACCCTGCCGATCATCGCCCACACCAGCGAGGCGCACCCGGATGAGCTGACCATCGAGAAGATCGTGCGCCACCCGGAGGCCGTCCAAGAGATCCGCCTGCCGGTGTTTCCCGACCACGGCGACATCGTACTCATGAGCTCGGGCACCACCGGCATCCCCAAGGGCGTGGTGCGCCCGGAGCCGAAGCTGCCGGTGGTCCTCCAGGGCATCGTGCGCGCCATCCCGATCCACGCCGACCAGCGCGTGCAGATGACCGCCTCCATGTTCCACACCTGGGGCTGGGCGATGACTAACGTCGTCTTCGCCGCCCGCAACACGGTGGTCACTCAGCGCGTCTTCGACCCGGAGAAGTGCTTCCAGCAGATCGAGAAGTACCGCTGCGACGGCCTGTTTTCCTCCCCCATCTTCTTCAAGCAGATGCTGCAGCTGGAGAACCAGAAAGACTACGACACCTCGTCGCTGAAGTACCTGGCCTCCTCCGGCCATGCACTGACCCCGGCGCTGGTGGAAGAGGTACACAAGCGCTTCGGCAAGATCCTGTGCAACATCTACGGCTCCACCGAGCTCACCCTGGCCGCCGGCGCCACCGCCGAGGAGATCGCCGCCGATCCCACGATCGCCGGCGAGGTCTCCGCCGGCACCCGGCTGAAGATCCTCGACGACGACGGCAACGAAGTGCCCAACGGCGAGGTCGGCCGGATCTTCCTGCGCAACTCCACCTCCCTGACCGGCTACACCAACCCGAACATCCCGATCGTGCGCGTCGGCGACCTCATCCAGATGGGCGATTCCGGCTACCTGGATGAAGAAGGCCGCCTGCACGTGCTCGGGCGTGTCGACGACATGATCATCGTCGGAGGCGAAAACGTCTACCCGCGCAGCGTCGAGGAGGTCCTCGAGCCCATGCCCGGCATCCGGGACCTCACAGCCCAGGGTGTCGACGACGACCATTCCTTCGCCCGCATCGCCGTCTGGATCGTGCGGGAGGATTCCGACGACGGCCGCGCCCTCACCGAGAACTCCGTGCGCGACTGGGTGCGCGACCGCCTCGTGGAGCACTCGATCCCCCGCGATGTCCACTTCGTCGACGAGCTGCCGCGCAACGCCGTCGGCAAGGTCGTGCCGCGTTTCCTGCCGAACTAA
- a CDS encoding glycosyltransferase — translation MPTLSVLISSYHGNDPVQLSAALSSLIAQTRPADEIVIVIDGPIPDRLRQVIDGFCASEPSARTVELETNQGLGPACQAGLETISSDFIARLDADDIAYPERFATQLEAFARDPDLDVCGTAVAEFQKHPGDGDNVRRMPESHEEILKYLRINTPVNHPSVMMRTDAVRAAGGYRDVHFMEDYDLWARLATGGYRFVNLPEPLTYFRVSDEQFGRRTGKEMFAADAQMQRNLVHYGLISQPRAVLNMLVRSAYRLLPAPLLRRVYSRLFHR, via the coding sequence ATGCCCACCCTCAGCGTGTTGATCTCCTCCTATCACGGCAACGACCCCGTTCAGCTCTCGGCGGCGTTGAGCTCGTTGATCGCACAGACGCGCCCGGCCGACGAGATCGTCATCGTCATCGACGGGCCGATCCCCGATCGGCTGCGCCAGGTCATCGACGGCTTCTGTGCCTCCGAGCCGAGCGCACGCACCGTCGAGTTAGAGACCAACCAGGGCTTGGGCCCGGCGTGCCAGGCGGGCCTGGAGACGATCAGCAGTGACTTCATCGCCCGCCTAGATGCCGACGACATCGCCTATCCCGAGCGCTTCGCCACCCAGCTGGAGGCGTTTGCCAGGGACCCGGATCTCGACGTCTGCGGTACCGCCGTAGCCGAGTTCCAAAAACACCCCGGCGACGGGGATAACGTGCGCCGGATGCCCGAAAGCCACGAGGAGATCCTGAAGTATCTGCGGATCAACACGCCGGTGAACCACCCGTCGGTGATGATGCGTACCGACGCGGTCCGCGCCGCCGGCGGCTACCGGGACGTGCACTTCATGGAGGACTACGACCTGTGGGCGCGCCTGGCGACCGGCGGGTATCGCTTTGTGAACCTCCCGGAGCCGCTGACGTATTTCCGGGTCTCCGACGAGCAGTTCGGCCGCCGCACCGGCAAGGAGATGTTCGCCGCCGATGCCCAGATGCAACGCAACCTGGTCCACTACGGTCTGATCTCGCAGCCGCGCGCGGTGCTCAACATGCTCGTGCGCTCGGCTTACCGGCTATTGCCGGCGCCACTTCTGCGCCGTGTATATTCTCGGTTGTTTCATCGCTAA